From the genome of Aspergillus fumigatus Af293 chromosome 1, whole genome shotgun sequence, one region includes:
- the cwc22 gene encoding pre-mRNA-splicing factor CWC22, producing the protein MTDSVVLQSAVRVPTPPPGTSYSPQPSVSRKRSPPSRSPSPRRRRSPPGDSLKENGDAPRIDPERAVERERQLAERLRQHEKREAARKPMTEEEKQAAAKAEYEKLLNMRSGGTYIPPARLRALQAQITDKNSKEYQRMAWEALKKSINGLINKVNVSNIKFIVPELFGENLVRGRGLFCRSIMKAQAASLPFTPIYAAMAAIVNTKLPQVGELLLNRLIVQFRKAFKRNDKAVCISSTTFIAHLCNQQVAHEMLAAQILLLLLHKPTDDSVEIAVGLTREVGQHLEEMSPPIALAVFDQFRNILHEADIDKRVQYMIEVLFQVRKDRYKDNPAIKDELDLVEEEDQITHRIGLDDEIDTQDGLNVFKYDPQWEEHEEAYKKLKAEILGEGSDDDEEDEDETDESSDEEEEERQMEIKDQSNTDLVNLRRTIYLTIMSSIDFEECCHKLMKISLPPGLEPELPSMIIECCSQERTYSKFYGLIGERFAKINRLWSDLFEAAFAKYYDTIHRYETNRLRNIARFFGHMLSTDAIGWHVMSVIHLNEDETTSSSRIFIKILFQDLGEHLGLAKLQERMRDEILRPSFEGLFPLDNPRNTRFSINYFTSIGFGILTEDMREHLKNLPKPTVPALPARDAESDSESVSSHSTCSTCTGSSRSRSRSYSYSRSPSRSRGRRRSISRGRSYSRSVSGSSRGRSYTPSYSRSRSPVPKSRRRSVSYSRSRSPAGRRRSSVSRTPPRRVRGKSYDSRSPSRSVTPPRRRTSYSRRDRSYSRSLSRSVTPPLRAVDARARGRRYSSQSLSPPRRRAERSVSPQRPPPGRRPRGDSLSRSPSPPPRYAREQRRRRNSSSASASRSPPHRDSNRRRSLSRTPPRRGRASDYL; encoded by the coding sequence ATGACTGATTCTGTCGTGTTGCAATCCGCCGTTCGCGTGCCTACACCTCCTCCAGGCACCTCTTACTCTCCACAGCCCTCAGTTTCGCGAAAAcgctctcctccatctcggTCGCCTTCCCCTCGTCGCCGTCGGTCGCCACCTGGTGACTCGCTGAAGGAAAATGGCGATGCGCCACGAATCGATCCCGAACGTGCGGTCGAAAGAGAGCGACAGCTGGCCGAACGCCTTCGTCAGCATGAGAAGCGGGAAGCTGCTCGGAAGCCcatgacggaggaggagaaacaAGCTGCCGCCAAAGCTGAGTATGAAAAATTGTTGAATATGCGATCCGGGGGCACATACATACCACCAGCTCGATTGCGCGCGCTGCAGGCCCAGATCACGGATAAGAACAGCAAAGAATACCAGCGTATGGCATGGGAAGCTCTGAAGAAGTCCATCAACGGTCTCATCAACAAAGTCAACGTGTCCAACATCAAGTTTATCGTTCCCGAGCTCTTCGGGGAGAACCTGGTGCGTGGCCGAGGTTTGTTCTGCAGGAGCATCATGAAGGCGCAAGCGGCGAGTTTACCATTTACCCCGATCTACGCGGCGATGGCGGCCATTGTCAATACCAAGTTGCCTCAAGTCGGCGAGTTGCTGCTCAATAGGTTAATTGTCCAATTCCGAAAAGCATTCAAGCGAAACGATAAGGCCGTCTGCATCTCATCCACCACATTCATTGCGCATCTGTGTAACCAGCAAGTCGCTCACGAGATGCTTGCCGCCCagattctccttcttctgctacATAAACCTACAGATGATAGTGTGGAGATTGCCGTCGGTCTGACCAGGGAAGTTGGTCAGCACTTGGAAGAAATGAGCCCTCCCATCGCTCTggctgtctttgatcagTTCAGGAATATCTTGCACGAGGCCGACATCGATAAACGAGTTCAATACATGATCGAGGTCCTGTTCCAGGTTCGCAAGGACAGATACAAGGACAACCCCGCGATCAAGGACGAACTCGACCTagttgaggaggaagatcagaTCACACATCGTATCGGTCTGGACGATGAAATTGATACTCAGGATGGCCTCAATGTCTTCAAATATGATCCTCAGTGGGAGGAGCATGAAGAGGCgtacaagaagctcaaggctgaAATCCTTGGCGAGGgtagcgatgatgatgaagaagatgaggacgaaaCGGACGAGAGttctgatgaggaagaggaggaacgaCAGATGGAAATCAAGGATCAGAGCAATACAGATCTCGTCAATCTCCGGCGAACAATCTACTTGACTATTATGTCCAGTATCGACTTTGAAGAATGTTGTCACAAACTTATGAAGATCTCGTTGCCGCCTGGCCTGGAGCCAGAACTCCCCTCGATGATCATCGAATGTTGTTCCCAGGAGCGAACATACTCGAAATTCTACGGCTTGATTGGAGAGCGATTTGCGAAAATAAACCGTTTATGGTCTGATCTTTTTGAAGCCGCCTTCGCCAAGTATTACGATACAATCCATCGATACGAAACTAATCGTTTACGCAATATAGCCCGTTTCTTTGGCCATATGCTGAGTACAGACGCCATCGGCTGGCATGTCATGTCTGTCATTCACCTTAATGAAGACGAGACGACCTCTAGCAGTCGTATCTTTATCAAAATCTTGTTCCAGGATCTAGGAGAACATCTTGGCCTTGCGAAGTTGCAGGAGCGCATGAGGGATGAAATTTTGCGACCCAGCTTCGAGGGACTTTTCCCCCTGGACAACCCTCGCAACACCCGCTTTTCCATCAATTACTTCACGAGCATTGGCTTTGGTATTCTGACGGAAGACATGCGGGAACACTTGAAGAATCTTCCCAAACCGACTGTTCCTGCCCTGCCTGCACGTGACGCAGAGTCGGACTCGGAGTCTGTCAGTTCGCATTCGACCTGCTCCACATGCACAGGTTCTTCTCGGTCTCGCTCGCGATCATATTCGTATTCACGATCTCCTTCACGAAGCCGCGGCCGGCGTCGTTCTATTAGCCGTGGAAGGTCTTACTCAAGATCAGTgtctggatcttctcgaggaagaagttATACCCCAAGCTACAGTCGATCGAGATCTCCAGTTCCAAAGTCTCGTCGGCGCTCAGTGTCCTATAGTCGCTCACGCTCGCCAGCTGGCCGAAGAAGGTCGTCAGTCTCTCGTACGCCACCTAGACGTGTCCGTGGCAAATCTTACGACTCTCGCTCTCCTTCGCGATCCGTCACGCCGCCAAGAAGGCGAACCTCTTACAGCCGGAGAGATCGATCTTACTCCAGGTCACTGTCACGCTCTGTTACCCCACCACTCCGAGCTGTGGATGCAAGGGCGCGTGGTAGACGCTACTCTTCGcagtctctttctcctcctcgtcggcgtGCCGAAAGAAGTGTGTCCCCTCaacgtcctcctcctggtcgcCGTCCCCGTGGTGATTCTTTGTCGCGATCCCCCAGTCCCCCTCCGCGGTATGCACGTGAACAGAGGCGCAGAAGGAATTCGAgctctgcttcggcatctCGCTCGCCTCCACATCGCGACTCCAACAGGCGCCGGTCTTTATCTAGGACTCCGCCTCGTCGGGGCCGCGCCTCCGACTATTTGTAA
- a CDS encoding dolichol phosphate-mannose biosynthesis regulatory protein, which translates to MLLVATAIFLYYTAWTLLMPFVDTGHPLHDLFPPRVWAIRIPVILTLLGSAVVGTFIGLVMINSNRKKAAKAAAAKKKT; encoded by the exons ATGCTCTTGGTCGCTACCGCGATCTTTCTCTATTATACGGCTTGGACTCTCCTTATG CCATTCGTTGACACCGGACACCCTCTTCACGacctctttcctcctcgcGTATGGGCTATCCGCATACCCGTCATTCTGACACTACTGGGCTCGGCCGTGGTTGGTACCTTTATTGGGTTGGTAATGATCAATAGCAACAGAAAGAAAGCTGCCAAAGCGGCTGCTGCGAAAAAGAAGACCTGA